The DNA sequence ACACTCCCAGACTAGGTCTTTCAACTCTGTGCTACCCCattgttttgaaaaattctgCCATAGATGCCACACACAGAATCTGTGCTGGGCCATGGGCATGACTTCCTTCACTGCTGGGATTAGTCCCTGACAAATACAGAGAAACCCGAAAAGATTGTTAATCAAATCAATCCCTCAAAGTTCATCATTAAATCAATTTAGTCCTACTAGTATATCTCATGAAATCAAATAAATCCCAAAACTATGAAAAGTGTCCTCACCTTCTGCATGTCTGAAATGATGCACAACTTGTTATCATTGTAGTTGCCAAGGTCTGACTGCAACAGGTCCAGAAACCATTTCCAGTTGTCTTTATTTTCCACATCCACAATTGCATAGGTAACGACAAAGATGTGATTATTGGCATCCTGAGCACACACAGTCAATATTTGTCCACCGTGCAGGGTCTTGAGAAAAGCCCCATCCAAACCAATCATCGGTCTACACCCAGCCTTAAAACCTTTTTTACAGGTATCAAGACACACATAAAACCTCTCAAATTGAGGAGGACCCTCTGGCATCGGGATTACACCTACTTGAACTGTAGACCCGGGATTACTTGTAAGCAATTCATTAGCATAGTCCCAGATTAACCCATATTGGGCAACTTCATCCCCTTCTACAACTTTCCTAGCAGCTTTCAATGCTCTAGTGATGCAGGTGCTATTGAGGTTTACATTACACTTCCTCACAAACCACTCATACACTTCACAATGTCTCATTATAGGGTGCTTCCTAAGTTTTGGTACAAGTTTGCTTAGTGTCCACTGTTGGGTAGCTGCCCTATTTTTTTGCCTTCTAGGACAGATATGGTTGTCAACTAAGGTTTTAATCTGCCATGACCCATCTTGCTTACTACGTGCACAGTATACTACCCAAGGACAACTGTCAGCCTTACACACAGCCCTAACCCAAACATTGTCATTCTTTGTAAACAATATGTTTCTACCTAACTGGATTGTGTAGTCCCTAGTTGCATGCATAAAATGTTCCTTTGATTTGAATATCATACTAACCTCAAATTTGAGGTCCTCGAACTTTGCCTTGTCATTATACTGAGGATATATGGTTGGTGATTCCTCATCAGACTCCAATTCCTGGCCTGAGTCCTCCGAGTGCCATGAGTTGAGATCCGAATCACCATCATCAAGGGGATTATCTTCTAGGTCTGCCAAATCGAAACCACAGTGTAATTAGTCATGTGGTGAGCGAAATTGTTACTCATGCTTAAATTGTTGTTTGAAATTGATTGTCCCTGGTGATGGCGCCAAAACCTGGTGCACACTACCATGGTCCaaacataacttcacaacttcgcacaactaaccagcaagtgtactgggtcgtccaagtaataccttacgtgagtaaggatcgatcccacagagattgttggtatgaagcaagctatggtcatcttgtaaatctcagtcaggcttatccatgtggttatgggagattagataattaaaagataaataaaataaacaggaaataaagataaagttactcatgtaattcaatggtgggaattcagataggtgcatggagatgctgtgttccgtctgaatctctgcttttctactacatccattcaatccttcttactcctttccatggcaagctgtatgtagggcatcactgttgtcaatggctacatcccatcctctcagtgaaaaaggtcaaAATGCTCTgttacagcacggctaatcatctgtcggttctcaatcaggttggagtagaatcccttgattcttttgcgtctgtcactaatgcccagccttcaggagtttgaagctcgtcacagtcattcaatcccggaatcctactcggaataccacagacaaggttagactttccggattcccatgaatgccgccatcaattctagcttataccatgaagattctgattaaagaatccaagagatatgcgcccggtccaaggtagaacggaagtggttgtcagtcacgcgcgttcataagtgcaATAAGAATgatgatttttcttctgctgttttttattctgtttttaatttttaatatttttttcgtgactcctcatgatcatgaacctactaaaacacaaaataacaataaaaaataagattagataaataaaaattgggttgcctcccagcaagcgctcttttaatgtcactagcttgacagtagGCTCTTATGGAGCCTTAGAGAAGTTCAGAGCATGATGAAGgttttccaacaccaaacttagagtttgaatgtggggtcttctcaacaccaaacttagagtttggttgtggcctcccaacaccaaacttagagtttgattgtgggggctcttttggactctgtactgagagaagctctgcatgcttactctcttttgttaCAGAGGGATGGCTGTGTGCCTTAAATACAAGGttgtccccattcaattgaaggactaattctcctctgttaacatctattacagcacctgctgtggctaggaaaggtcttccaaggatgatgcattcattctcttccttcctagtgtctaggattatgaaatcagcaaggatgtaaaggcattcaacctttactaatatgtcctctactaatctataagcttgtcttactgacttgtctgccaattgtaatgagaataaggcaggctgtacctcaatgatccctagtttctccattacagagagtggcataagatttatgcctgaccccaggttacacagagctttttcaaaggtcatggtgcctatgatacagggtattaagaattttccaggatcttgtttcttttgaggtagagttttctaaacccatgtatcaagttcactaatgagcaagggaggttcaccttcctaagtctcattaccaaataacttggcattcagcttcatgatagctcctagatattgagcaacttgctctccagtcatatcttcatccttttctgaggaagaatagtcttcagagctcatgaatggcagaaggagatttagtggaatctctatggtctctatatgagcctcagattcctttaggtccttaataggaaactccttcttgcttgagagacgtcccaggaggtcttcctcactaggattttcatcctTCTCCTctcttgtgcattcggccatattgattacatcaatggccttgcactctcctcttagattctcttctgtattgcttgggagagtactaggaggagtttcaatgatttttttactcagctggccaacttgtgcctccaaatttctaatggaggatcttgtttcactcatgaaacttaaagtggccttcgACAGATCAGAGAcaaaatttgctaaattagaggggctctgctcagaattctctgtctgttgctgagaagatgatggaaaaggcttgttattgcttagcctgtttcttccacgattattaaagccttgtagaggcttttgttgat is a window from the Arachis stenosperma cultivar V10309 chromosome 3, arast.V10309.gnm1.PFL2, whole genome shotgun sequence genome containing:
- the LOC130966162 gene encoding uncharacterized protein LOC130966162; its protein translation is MRWVFLGNGGFAMGMVTLFAVCLHAIMEGPPMTFVFHHGGKFKKDEGGNMYYEPDHTEVLMGVEGDTLDVFFVKGYYVELGYAEAREYWWKSPGVPLEYGLRRLATDHDLIAMVKDCRRNFNLINLQPTKPTPAPSQTKEKTKVTTTTRAGRHVKTLEVEEDSDSHDSYESAKDSLYKPPNVLRDDESSSDSDDGVNSTGQNKKSEVKEKHKPAKTRLAEKEIETDDSSYEASEDEDDSDSDLEDNPLDDGDSDLNSWHSEDSGQELESDEESPTIYPQYNDKAKFEDLKFEVSMIFKSKEHFMHATRDYTIQLGRNILFTKNDNVWVRAVCKADSCPWVVYCARSKQDGSWQIKTLVDNHICPRRQKNRAATQQWTLSKLVPKLRKHPIMRHCEVYEWFVRKCNVNLNSTCITRALKAARKVVEGDEVAQYGLIWDYANELLTSNPGSTVQVGVIPMPEGPPQFERFYVCLDTCKKGFKAGCRPMIGLDGAFLKTLHGGQILTVCAQDANNHIFVVTYAIVDVENKDNWKWFLDLLQSDLGNYNDNKLCIISDMQKGLIPAVKEVMPMAQHRFCVWHLWQNFSKQWGSTELKDLVWECVRSRTRNEFERNMKRVKVINEQAWQYLEK